Proteins found in one Nocardia brasiliensis ATCC 700358 genomic segment:
- a CDS encoding flavin-containing monooxygenase, whose amino-acid sequence MSSTSTPDFDVLVIGAGFGGLGTGAALRRAGIDNFLIIDKWQRVGGTWNANTYPGVAVDVPSPIYNFSFQQRSRWSRFFAPGAEIQRYAEEVADRQGLRDKLRLGCGAMRARFDEATDQWRVLTTDGDEITARFLVSAVGALEQPKPPAIAGLDRYTGTLMHTARWDHSYDYRGKRVAVIGTGATALQVIPRLAEQADQLTVFQRTAIWVAPKPDFALGRIGHRALDFPPTQQAIRLIGNAAVNAFLGIGLALSDYPRLTSAVLGAGEAALKAYLFTQVRDRGLRRALTPTYRLGCKRPSISNNYFKTYTRPHVDLVTTAIERCTEQGIVTADGTHREFDMVVTATGFQVMDKGATPPYPVHGCGGTELGEYWDTHRYQAYEGVSVPGFPNMFHIFGPYGYAPGSVIPLIEATAAHSSRVIAEALRRGATRAEIRREPHEEYFARMYARNKNTYLFKQGCAESRTYYINYQGDGPAFRATTQLGMYWSNRHFPLDHYRYTTSRMVPAAGDAPARQSIVTH is encoded by the coding sequence ATGAGCTCCACCAGCACACCCGACTTCGACGTGCTCGTCATCGGTGCGGGATTCGGCGGCCTCGGCACCGGCGCGGCGCTGCGCCGGGCGGGCATCGACAACTTTCTGATCATCGACAAATGGCAGCGGGTCGGCGGTACCTGGAACGCCAACACCTATCCCGGTGTGGCCGTGGATGTTCCGTCGCCGATCTACAACTTCTCGTTCCAGCAGCGCTCCCGGTGGTCCCGGTTCTTCGCGCCGGGCGCCGAAATCCAGCGTTACGCCGAGGAAGTGGCGGATCGGCAGGGCCTGCGTGACAAACTGCGGCTCGGTTGCGGGGCGATGCGGGCGCGGTTCGACGAGGCCACCGATCAGTGGCGGGTGCTGACCACCGACGGGGACGAGATCACCGCACGCTTCCTGGTGAGCGCCGTAGGTGCGCTCGAACAGCCGAAGCCGCCCGCCATCGCCGGACTCGACCGGTACACGGGCACGCTCATGCATACCGCGCGGTGGGACCACTCCTATGACTACCGCGGCAAACGCGTTGCGGTGATCGGCACCGGAGCGACCGCGCTGCAAGTGATTCCGCGGCTGGCCGAGCAGGCCGACCAGCTGACGGTCTTCCAGCGGACCGCCATCTGGGTGGCGCCCAAACCCGATTTCGCGTTGGGCCGGATCGGTCATCGGGCGCTGGACTTCCCGCCGACGCAGCAGGCGATCCGGCTGATCGGCAATGCCGCCGTGAACGCGTTCCTCGGGATCGGCCTGGCGCTGTCGGACTATCCGCGCCTGACCTCGGCGGTGCTCGGCGCGGGTGAAGCGGCGCTGAAGGCCTACCTGTTCACCCAGGTGCGTGATCGCGGCCTGCGCCGCGCCCTGACCCCGACCTATCGGCTGGGGTGCAAACGTCCCTCAATTTCCAACAACTATTTCAAGACGTATACCCGGCCCCACGTCGACCTGGTCACCACGGCAATCGAACGCTGCACCGAACAGGGCATCGTCACCGCGGACGGCACACACCGCGAGTTCGACATGGTGGTGACCGCCACCGGATTCCAGGTGATGGACAAGGGTGCTACGCCGCCATATCCCGTACATGGCTGTGGTGGCACCGAATTGGGGGAGTACTGGGACACCCATCGATACCAGGCTTACGAGGGCGTGTCGGTGCCCGGATTCCCCAACATGTTCCACATCTTCGGGCCCTACGGTTACGCGCCGGGTTCGGTGATCCCGCTGATCGAAGCCACCGCCGCCCACAGCAGCCGGGTGATCGCGGAGGCGTTGCGCCGCGGTGCGACCCGGGCCGAGATCCGCCGGGAGCCACACGAGGAGTACTTCGCTCGCATGTATGCCCGCAACAAGAACACCTATCTGTTCAAGCAGGGCTGTGCGGAATCCCGCACGTACTACATCAACTACCAGGGCGACGGACCGGCCTTCCGGGCCACCACGCAGCTCGGAATGTATTGGAGCAACCGGCATTTCCCGCTCGACCACTACCGATACACGACTTCCCGGATGGTGCCTGCCGCCGGCGACGCCCCGGCGCGCCAGAGCATCGTCACGCACTGA
- a CDS encoding SRPBCC family protein — translation MVFTVERVLDAPRWAVWTALDDDQAWRWLPIPCVGVRYDSPERGAGVIREMGSVFDPLRFGWVERERFWRHEPGHRITFGVVSGNWSQFLLVRQYAEDMTFTDLGADRTRVVWTVAVTPRLPLRFSTWFPPLWRAAYRIGGVGPLFARRVAQVAQTSSSPVWPISANGRPAAELTGQRAEEDVK, via the coding sequence CTGGTTTTCACCGTCGAGCGGGTGCTCGACGCACCCCGCTGGGCGGTGTGGACCGCACTGGACGACGATCAGGCCTGGCGCTGGTTGCCGATTCCGTGTGTGGGCGTACGTTACGACTCGCCCGAGCGTGGGGCGGGCGTGATCCGCGAAATGGGATCGGTGTTCGATCCGCTCCGCTTCGGGTGGGTGGAGCGCGAGCGGTTCTGGCGGCACGAGCCGGGGCACCGCATCACCTTCGGTGTGGTGAGCGGAAACTGGTCGCAGTTCCTGCTGGTCCGGCAGTACGCCGAGGACATGACCTTCACCGATCTCGGCGCCGATCGCACCAGGGTCGTGTGGACGGTGGCGGTCACTCCGCGGCTGCCGCTGCGCTTCTCCACCTGGTTCCCGCCGCTGTGGCGGGCCGCGTACCGGATCGGCGGAGTCGGCCCGCTGTTCGCCCGTCGCGTCGCGCAGGTCGCGCAGACGAGTTCGTCACCGGTGTGGCCGATCTCCGCCAACGGGCGACCGGCCGCCGAACTGACCGGGCAGCGCGCCGAAGAGGACGTGAAATGA
- a CDS encoding flavin-containing monooxygenase — translation MTETKSATPQYEVIVIGAGIGGICAGVKLQEIGIDDFLIVDRVGGLGGTWYSHSYPDAGCDIPSTTYQFSFARKPDWDRLFAKRDQILEYLREVAADYDLPRRMRFHTTIVREEWDDRDALWRLHVDSGEVLTARFVISAVGAYINAKTTPDIPGLDSYAGVSMHPATWNHDYDFTGKRVAIIGVGASTMQIAPTLAAQVERLDIYQRTPQVYLPKPDFVLRPWMQRMLALPGGSALVNGLAQGVIDSALRVAVFTPAPLWKLGARLVDAAGRNAYAGWVRIKVRDKEVRKQLRPDFGIVCIRGGAGGDYLPTLNRDNVELITAGIGEITPHAIRSADGVEREIDALVLATGYEVFSDPESYKPGTVLGRAGFDLGVFYNTEELKAYYSTSVAGVPNRFIMIGPYSWTGTAFHYFVENAMRHIATVIDETRRRGATVVEVRPQAQERFHREMLRSGRNLSYYLETRCEGSNSYFINSQGKSPYLRPWSLLKTYRRATRFDREDYSYRSPVRDADPIVAPDIELAAAELS, via the coding sequence ATGACCGAAACCAAGAGCGCCACACCGCAATACGAAGTCATTGTGATCGGTGCGGGCATCGGCGGCATCTGTGCCGGGGTGAAGCTGCAGGAGATCGGGATCGACGACTTCCTGATCGTCGACCGCGTCGGCGGACTGGGCGGCACCTGGTACAGCCACAGCTATCCGGACGCGGGCTGCGATATTCCCAGCACCACCTACCAGTTCTCGTTCGCCCGCAAACCCGACTGGGACCGGTTGTTCGCCAAGCGCGATCAGATCCTCGAGTACCTGCGGGAGGTCGCCGCCGACTACGACCTCCCGCGGCGAATGCGGTTCCACACCACCATCGTTCGTGAGGAATGGGACGACCGCGACGCCCTCTGGCGGCTGCACGTGGACTCCGGTGAGGTGCTCACGGCCCGGTTCGTGATCAGTGCGGTCGGCGCCTACATCAACGCGAAGACCACACCGGATATCCCCGGACTCGACTCCTACGCAGGGGTTTCCATGCATCCGGCGACCTGGAACCACGATTACGACTTCACCGGTAAGCGCGTGGCCATCATCGGCGTGGGCGCCAGCACGATGCAGATCGCGCCGACACTCGCCGCTCAGGTCGAACGCCTGGATATCTATCAGCGCACTCCACAGGTGTATCTGCCGAAGCCGGACTTCGTGCTGCGGCCGTGGATGCAGCGGATGCTCGCGCTGCCCGGTGGTTCGGCGCTCGTCAACGGGCTCGCTCAGGGCGTGATCGACTCGGCGCTGCGGGTGGCGGTGTTCACTCCCGCGCCGCTGTGGAAGCTGGGCGCGCGCCTGGTCGATGCGGCCGGACGCAACGCCTACGCGGGATGGGTGCGAATCAAGGTGCGGGACAAGGAGGTCCGTAAACAGCTGCGGCCGGACTTCGGCATCGTGTGCATCCGCGGCGGCGCGGGTGGGGACTACCTGCCCACGCTCAACCGCGACAACGTCGAGCTGATCACCGCGGGCATCGGCGAGATCACGCCGCACGCGATCCGCAGCGCGGACGGTGTCGAGCGGGAGATCGACGCGCTGGTGCTGGCCACCGGCTACGAGGTGTTCTCCGATCCGGAGAGCTACAAGCCCGGCACGGTGCTCGGTCGTGCCGGGTTCGACCTCGGGGTGTTCTACAACACCGAGGAGTTGAAGGCCTACTACAGCACCTCGGTGGCCGGTGTGCCGAATCGGTTCATCATGATCGGCCCGTACTCGTGGACCGGTACCGCGTTCCACTATTTCGTGGAGAACGCGATGCGGCACATCGCGACGGTCATCGACGAGACCCGCCGGCGCGGCGCCACGGTGGTGGAGGTGCGGCCGCAGGCCCAGGAACGCTTCCACCGAGAGATGCTGCGCAGCGGCCGAAACCTGTCCTATTACTTGGAAACTCGGTGCGAGGGGTCGAACAGTTACTTCATCAACTCGCAGGGGAAGTCCCCGTATCTGCGGCCGTGGTCGCTGCTGAAGACCTATCGCAGAGCGACTCGTTTCGACCGCGAGGATTACAGCTACCGCAGTCCAGTGCGTGACGCCGACCCGATCGTCGCGCCGGATATCGAACTGGCGGCGGCCGAACTGTCGTAG
- a CDS encoding SLC13 family permease, with the protein MTQLLALTIFVGAFWCIATERADKVKIVLVAAGLMTVLGLVPGEQVFYSAHNGIDWNVIFLLLGMMIIVGVVKHTGLFDFLAIWAAKRSRGKPFRLMVMLMVITAVASPLLDNVTIIMLVAPVTIVVCDRLRLPAQPFLIAEILAANIGGAATLVGDPPNIIIGSRAGLSFNDFLVHMAPAVTVIFVLFVLFTRWLFRKHLRHDSAHIEVVMALHERRAITDPRLLARSLLVLAAVVLGFGLHSVFHIAPSIIALLGAGAMVLISDLDVGDILREVEWGTLVFFMGLFVMVAGLVHTGVIDRIGDAAVTAFGDNPLLASATLVFGSAVVAAFIDNIPYTTTMAPVVEGLVAETPNPVHGQALWWSFAFGADFSGNGTAVAASANVVALDIARRAGHPITFWTFTKYGILVTALSTTFAWIYLWARYF; encoded by the coding sequence GTGACTCAGCTACTGGCCCTCACTATTTTCGTCGGCGCCTTCTGGTGCATCGCCACCGAGCGCGCCGACAAGGTCAAGATCGTGCTCGTCGCGGCGGGCCTGATGACGGTGCTCGGGTTGGTGCCGGGCGAGCAGGTGTTCTACTCCGCGCACAACGGCATCGACTGGAACGTCATCTTCCTGTTGCTCGGCATGATGATCATCGTCGGCGTCGTCAAACACACCGGACTGTTCGACTTCCTGGCGATCTGGGCGGCAAAACGTTCCCGCGGCAAGCCTTTCCGGCTCATGGTGATGCTGATGGTGATCACCGCCGTCGCCTCGCCGCTGCTCGACAACGTCACCATCATCATGCTCGTCGCGCCGGTGACGATCGTCGTGTGCGATCGGCTGCGGCTGCCCGCGCAACCCTTTCTCATCGCCGAGATCCTCGCCGCCAACATCGGCGGTGCGGCGACCCTGGTCGGCGACCCGCCCAACATCATCATCGGCAGCCGGGCCGGGCTGAGCTTCAACGATTTCCTGGTGCACATGGCACCGGCCGTCACCGTCATCTTCGTGCTGTTCGTGCTGTTCACCCGCTGGTTGTTCCGCAAGCATCTGCGCCACGATTCCGCGCACATCGAGGTGGTGATGGCGCTGCACGAGCGCCGCGCCATCACCGACCCCAGGCTGCTCGCCCGCTCCCTGCTGGTGCTCGCCGCCGTCGTCCTCGGTTTCGGGCTGCACTCGGTGTTCCATATCGCGCCCTCGATCATCGCGCTGCTCGGCGCCGGTGCGATGGTGCTGATCTCCGATCTCGACGTGGGCGATATTCTCCGCGAAGTCGAATGGGGCACACTGGTCTTCTTCATGGGACTGTTCGTCATGGTGGCCGGGCTGGTGCACACCGGCGTGATCGACCGCATCGGCGACGCCGCCGTCACCGCTTTCGGTGACAACCCGCTACTGGCCTCTGCCACACTGGTTTTCGGTTCCGCCGTGGTCGCCGCGTTCATCGACAACATCCCCTACACGACCACCATGGCGCCCGTCGTCGAAGGCTTGGTCGCCGAGACGCCGAACCCGGTGCACGGGCAAGCACTCTGGTGGTCGTTCGCGTTCGGCGCCGACTTCAGCGGCAACGGCACCGCGGTCGCCGCCAGCGCCAACGTCGTCGCCCTCGATATCGCCCGCCGCGCCGGCCACCCCATCACCTTCTGGACCTTCACCAAATACGGCATCCTCGTCACCGCCCTCAGCACCACCTTCGCCTGGATCTACCTCTGGGCGCGCTACTTCTGA
- a CDS encoding CBS domain-containing protein has translation MQAREIAIQLPTVRVADPVAKAMRLMVVNRLPGMIVVDDADRPIAVLPGTQVLRLAIPSSYQNDPALVRTIDELHAELFWQEPGRWTVGDCLPETIAKPATIRPDATLLEVAALMAQKHSPLVAVVDRDRTLLGAVTLERLLLSLAIAGPED, from the coding sequence ATGCAAGCACGTGAGATCGCGATCCAGTTGCCCACCGTCCGGGTGGCCGACCCCGTCGCCAAGGCCATGCGGCTGATGGTGGTCAATCGACTACCCGGAATGATCGTCGTCGACGACGCGGACCGGCCGATCGCCGTGCTGCCCGGCACCCAGGTGCTGCGGCTGGCCATCCCGAGCTCGTATCAGAACGACCCGGCACTGGTCCGCACGATCGACGAGCTGCACGCCGAACTCTTCTGGCAGGAACCCGGCCGCTGGACCGTCGGCGACTGCCTGCCCGAGACGATCGCCAAACCCGCCACCATCCGCCCCGACGCCACCCTGCTCGAGGTCGCGGCGCTGATGGCGCAGAAGCACAGCCCGCTGGTCGCGGTCGTCGACCGGGATCGCACGCTGCTCGGCGCGGTGACGCTGGAGCGGCTGCTGCTGAGCCTGGCCATCGCCGGACCCGAGGACTGA
- a CDS encoding sensor histidine kinase, with protein sequence MDRPDSAASLFRRGPRTPAQALYRRIFLINGAVFTLGTLVLALSPATVSARVRLTEVPVLLIGLAVILAANALLLRTSLAPLDGLIASMDRVDPLRRSGRFDDRGNGDLSRLIDTFNAMVDRLATERTAASASALAAQEGERRRIARELHDEIGQSLTVALLSMKRAADRSPADVAEVLHGAQETVRGCLDEVRNIARRLRPDVLDDLGLASALAALCGEFATTAGITVARTVDRDLPRLAEEVELVCYRIAQESLTNIARHAQATAVRLSLSARDDTLVLRVRDNGRGGVVEDGAGIRGMRERALLVDATLVIDSAPGHGTEVCVTIPQHHSGGSS encoded by the coding sequence ATGGACCGACCGGACAGTGCCGCCAGCTTGTTCCGGCGGGGGCCGCGCACGCCGGCCCAGGCCCTGTACCGGCGGATTTTCCTGATCAACGGAGCGGTCTTCACGCTCGGCACCTTGGTGCTGGCGCTGTCCCCGGCGACGGTGTCGGCCCGGGTGCGGCTGACCGAGGTCCCGGTATTGCTGATCGGCCTCGCGGTCATCCTGGCCGCGAACGCGCTGCTGCTGCGGACGAGCCTGGCGCCGCTGGACGGATTGATCGCCTCGATGGATCGAGTGGATCCGTTGCGCCGCAGCGGCCGGTTCGACGACCGCGGCAACGGCGATCTGTCCCGCCTGATCGATACGTTCAACGCGATGGTCGATCGCCTGGCCACCGAACGCACCGCGGCGAGCGCGTCGGCGCTGGCCGCGCAGGAGGGCGAACGGCGCCGGATCGCCCGTGAACTGCACGACGAGATCGGCCAGAGCCTCACCGTCGCACTGCTTTCGATGAAACGGGCCGCCGATCGTTCGCCCGCCGACGTGGCCGAGGTGTTGCACGGCGCGCAGGAGACCGTGCGCGGGTGTCTCGACGAGGTACGCAACATCGCCCGGCGGCTGCGCCCGGACGTGCTCGACGACCTGGGGCTGGCGAGCGCGCTCGCCGCGCTGTGCGGCGAATTCGCCACCACGGCGGGAATCACGGTGGCGCGCACGGTGGATCGCGATCTGCCACGACTCGCGGAAGAGGTCGAGCTGGTCTGCTATCGCATCGCGCAGGAGAGTTTGACCAATATCGCCAGGCACGCGCAGGCCACCGCGGTGCGCCTGAGCCTGTCCGCGCGGGACGACACGTTGGTGCTGCGGGTCCGCGACAACGGACGTGGCGGCGTGGTCGAGGACGGTGCGGGCATCCGTGGCATGCGCGAGCGGGCCTTGCTGGTGGACGCCACGCTGGTGATCGATTCGGCGCCCGGACACGGCACCGAGGTGTGCGTGACCATCCCGCAGCACCATTCAGGAGGTAGCTCGTGA
- a CDS encoding response regulator translates to MTTAAPARILLADDHALVRSGLRLILDAEPDLTVVAEAANGYDAIQQIAATPVDLAILDIAMPRLTGIQAAREIAGSNPQVRILMLSMYDNEQYFFESLRVGASGYVLKSVADRDLLEACRATLRGESYLYPGAVNSLIRDWLHRARDGEALPRSILTPREEEVVKLVAEGFSSREIAGDLFISVKTVDRHRANVMQKLGLRDRLALTRYAIRAGLIEP, encoded by the coding sequence GTGACGACCGCGGCCCCGGCCCGCATCCTGCTCGCCGACGACCATGCCCTGGTGCGTTCGGGTCTGCGGCTGATCCTCGACGCCGAACCCGATCTCACCGTGGTCGCCGAGGCGGCCAACGGCTACGACGCGATCCAGCAGATCGCCGCCACACCGGTCGATCTGGCGATCCTCGACATCGCGATGCCGCGGTTGACCGGGATCCAGGCCGCCCGCGAGATCGCGGGCAGCAACCCGCAGGTGCGGATTCTCATGCTCTCGATGTACGACAACGAGCAGTACTTCTTCGAATCCCTGCGGGTCGGCGCCTCCGGGTATGTCTTGAAGTCTGTGGCCGATCGTGACCTGCTGGAAGCCTGCCGGGCGACCCTGCGCGGCGAGTCGTATCTGTATCCGGGCGCGGTCAATTCGCTGATCCGCGACTGGTTGCACCGCGCACGCGACGGCGAGGCGTTGCCGCGCAGCATCCTCACGCCGCGTGAGGAGGAGGTGGTCAAACTCGTCGCCGAGGGGTTCTCCTCGCGGGAGATCGCCGGTGATCTGTTCATCAGCGTGAAGACCGTCGACCGGCACCGGGCCAACGTCATGCAGAAGCTGGGCCTGCGGGACCGGCTCGCGTTGACCCGCTACGCCATCCGGGCCGGGCTGATCGAACCCTGA
- the hrpB gene encoding ATP-dependent helicase HrpB — protein MKLPELPELPVRPALDGLVETLAERATAVLVAPPGTGKTTLVPLALAAAGTGRVLVAEPRRLAARAAAARMAALLGEPVGETVGYSVRGDRRVGPGTRIEVVTSGLLVRRLQGDPELPGVDVVMLDECHERHLDADLLLALLLDARAGLRPDLRVLATSATVAAERLSALLDPDRGAPVVQVDGRTYPVRTTYVPPLPREWVEAQVARAVRAALVGTEGDVLVFLPGAAEIRRTTALLADLSEVDVVPLHGRLSAAGQDSVLRPGVRRRVVLATAVAESSLTVPGVRAVVDSGLARVPRIDRGRGLSGLATVRVSAAVAEQRAGRAGREAPGHVWRCWPEYEHATLPAYPEPEIRTADLTRLALELACWGTADGHGLAWWDAPAPGGLAAGREVLRALGAVHDDGTVTDRGRRIAGIGLHPRLARALLDGAAEVGARAAAEVVTVLDDDTLLSGVDLVSGLRTLRRARPGRWQREVARLARAVAAPDGRDEPAFVVALAYPERLARRRAPGSTSYLMAGGTAVTLPPGSGMGDAEWLAVGVATRDPGRSDGQIRLAAVADEQLARRAAASLLSTVDEVDWVDGDVVARRVERLGAIVLSERPIRDPDRELLSAAVCRGLQERGLEVLRWDAEAVSLRHRLDFLHRTLGAPWPAVDDAALLADAELWLGPELAVARNRADLARVDAGTALRRLLPWPEAAQLDELAPERLTVPSGSRPRLDYSADPPVLAVKVQEIFGWADAPRLAGGRVPIVLHLLSPAQRPVAVTADLASFWQAGWLQVRADLRGRYPKHAWPEDPTTVPAHRGTARNAGGN, from the coding sequence ATGAAACTGCCCGAACTGCCCGAGCTACCGGTCCGCCCCGCTCTCGATGGTCTCGTCGAGACGCTGGCCGAGCGGGCGACCGCTGTGCTGGTCGCGCCGCCGGGGACGGGGAAGACGACCCTGGTGCCGCTGGCCTTGGCGGCGGCGGGCACCGGGCGGGTGCTGGTGGCCGAGCCGCGGCGGCTGGCCGCGCGGGCCGCTGCGGCGCGGATGGCGGCATTGCTCGGGGAGCCGGTGGGCGAGACCGTCGGATACTCGGTGCGCGGAGACCGGCGCGTCGGACCGGGCACCCGGATCGAGGTGGTCACCTCCGGACTGCTGGTGCGACGGTTGCAAGGCGACCCCGAATTGCCGGGGGTAGACGTGGTGATGCTCGACGAGTGTCACGAGCGGCACCTCGACGCGGACCTGCTGCTGGCGTTGCTGCTCGACGCCCGGGCGGGGCTGCGGCCGGACCTGCGCGTGCTCGCCACCTCGGCAACCGTTGCGGCCGAACGGCTTTCGGCACTGCTCGATCCGGACCGCGGGGCGCCGGTGGTGCAGGTCGACGGGCGGACGTACCCGGTGCGGACGACGTATGTGCCGCCGTTGCCCCGCGAGTGGGTCGAAGCTCAGGTCGCGCGGGCTGTCCGGGCCGCGCTCGTCGGCACCGAGGGCGATGTGCTGGTCTTCTTGCCCGGTGCGGCCGAGATCCGCCGGACGACAGCGCTTCTCGCCGATCTGAGCGAGGTGGACGTCGTCCCGTTGCACGGCAGGCTCTCCGCGGCCGGACAGGATTCCGTGCTGCGGCCCGGCGTTCGGCGGCGCGTAGTGCTGGCCACCGCCGTGGCGGAATCGAGTCTGACCGTGCCGGGCGTACGGGCCGTGGTGGATTCGGGGCTGGCCCGGGTGCCCCGCATCGATCGGGGGCGCGGACTGTCCGGGCTTGCGACAGTGCGGGTTTCGGCAGCGGTCGCCGAACAGCGCGCGGGCCGCGCCGGCCGCGAAGCCCCCGGCCACGTATGGCGGTGCTGGCCGGAATACGAGCACGCCACTCTGCCCGCGTATCCGGAGCCGGAGATCCGGACGGCGGATCTCACGCGGCTGGCGTTGGAATTGGCGTGCTGGGGCACGGCCGACGGCCATGGCCTGGCCTGGTGGGACGCACCCGCGCCCGGTGGTCTGGCAGCGGGCCGGGAAGTGTTGCGCGCGTTGGGCGCTGTGCACGACGACGGTACGGTCACCGACCGCGGGCGGCGCATCGCCGGGATCGGTCTGCATCCCCGGTTGGCGCGCGCATTGCTCGACGGTGCGGCCGAGGTGGGCGCGCGGGCCGCCGCGGAGGTGGTGACCGTGCTCGACGACGACACCCTGCTGTCCGGTGTCGATCTCGTGTCCGGTCTGCGCACGCTGCGCCGTGCGCGTCCCGGTCGCTGGCAGCGCGAAGTCGCTCGGCTGGCCCGCGCAGTGGCTGCGCCGGACGGTCGCGACGAACCGGCCTTCGTGGTGGCACTGGCCTATCCGGAACGGCTCGCGCGGCGACGCGCGCCGGGCTCGACCAGCTACCTCATGGCCGGTGGTACCGCGGTCACGTTGCCGCCGGGTTCGGGAATGGGCGATGCGGAATGGTTGGCGGTCGGCGTGGCGACGCGTGATCCAGGGCGTTCCGATGGACAGATCCGGCTGGCGGCAGTCGCCGACGAACAGCTGGCGCGCCGCGCGGCGGCGAGCCTGCTGAGCACCGTGGACGAGGTCGACTGGGTGGACGGCGACGTGGTGGCCCGTCGGGTCGAACGCCTGGGGGCGATCGTGCTGTCGGAGCGGCCGATTCGCGATCCCGACCGTGAATTGCTCAGTGCCGCAGTGTGTCGCGGCCTGCAGGAGCGCGGCCTCGAAGTGCTGCGCTGGGATGCCGAGGCGGTCTCGCTGCGCCACCGCCTCGACTTCCTGCACCGCACCCTCGGCGCGCCGTGGCCCGCGGTCGACGACGCAGCGTTGCTCGCCGACGCCGAACTCTGGCTCGGCCCGGAACTCGCGGTAGCCCGCAATCGCGCCGACCTCGCCCGCGTCGACGCCGGAACGGCACTGCGTCGGCTACTGCCTTGGCCGGAGGCCGCCCAGCTGGACGAACTGGCACCGGAACGGCTGACGGTCCCGTCCGGTAGTCGTCCCCGCCTCGACTACTCGGCCGACCCGCCCGTGCTCGCGGTCAAGGTCCAGGAGATATTCGGCTGGGCGGA